In a single window of the Drosophila miranda strain MSH22 chromosome XL, D.miranda_PacBio2.1, whole genome shotgun sequence genome:
- the LOC108160252 gene encoding protein wings apart-like produces MSRWGKNIVVPLDSLCKEKENTNRPTVARSVGTVGKWGKMGFTSTRTYTLSALHPMAAAAAAAAAAASPAQSPASTYDHDPNDMSVSVPEPPKPKKFFKSRNAAPPEVIAQIIQQMPHCVDTSPMRDQHAVPAAHETLKQKLAKGNSAERKRKSPKKKASTPATPSTPGAFGLDSDGMDTPADHQEGGDEPRSTKKKRPKEEKKLKPEAPPSRILGRTRKAVNYREVDEDDRYPTPTKDLIISKSRTPTETVTSASALAASVAATSTEAITSTAGSSPDSGLALPPPITAPSTAAASATTTLPLPPSASATNPTSASRTPEHPPIVLRISKGTSRLVSTDSEEPPGSSPAHHQYQQQQQLLQHHQQHHLQYQNQSQSQQQHLEESFGAETGTVGAGGVDRRDDEREKVPANTPKIIVKPLRPPGAEGTGAAAASFEEQRLPEETEEDADEEEEEEEEEEPPEINYCTVKISPDKPPKERLKLIIKTDVIRHAIAKAAAAAAAKAAGEETRSEKKSKSKKHKHLKHAQLEQQLLTNCNTSNTASGGTVPSATVTSTATATATGTGTATATVTTEANSEFKTPSPHLALNEPPHQQQQQQQTQPIPIQPHRGSVISPTTRSDHDFDSQSSVLGSISSKGNSTPLMLAQAVQEDSCVIRSRGSSVITSDLESSQHSSLVAPPSDIESRLESMMMTIDGGSAAAGTAVSDVAPGPLQEDILAVLRGDVTRINGAGEEPPAVEEPPPKRATRGRARKANNNVDAAPAAPSTVTETRTRGRAKAADTITSPVAAAVPVHVAVPVPVPKRATRGTRGAKKAELETNMEVDESGPLAGTDQEDATATVTTTSLPRRGRNAAARANNNNLASINNNINKIAASLSAKAEASRLAEGGPTPGARSYGRKRKNQQVTQVVPQEAQAGGEGAEDAAAQREEEDEEEQPTPAKIPHTDPDPEPDHDADADADADHDNEPDPDPDLDEADELSNNSNSNSNNSSLQHDGSSSSPPPRDFKFKDKFKRTLTLDTQVANANAEAAAAAAAAAAAAAEAEAAPAAAAEAEAEGGATSAVQPPPPPAETEQRGAVKLVISKKKGSIFKSRALVPSDQAEQATVAKRHLYKHSWDAALEANGGGTGSDASNASAPGGVSSTGGKDHMLHMHLLATKSDGDFCDSPSSNNNTSSGSCSSSTLRDDSPSLGLGQGLGLGKVSRSSAKQISMPAAHTMVEGFDMDAAEVEELGLERVVGLSSVGNLVGSSGSGPIRVDRKTKEYYTVVRNVKTAHQIQEIGEYQEMDDDVEYILDALQPHNPPATRCLSALQLATKCMMPAFRMHVRAHGVVTKFFKALSDANRDLSLGLCTSAIMYILSQEGLNMDLDRDSLELMINLLEADGVGVGGAAPSDQRANYERNKQKVRELCEEIKAQGKGTHLNVESITVGTLAMETLLSLTSKRAGEWFKEDLRKLGGLEHIIKTISDFCRPVIACDMDMERQITWVPVLLDNMQTVARCLRVLENVTQHNEANQRYMLTFAKGRAVDTLCLLYRLCSRQLVLHPSTTELATGSNSRKEHPGVAMRELLINVMKVLISLTHTFNEAHPSLGADLLGKRGDVIETSFQLLLLSGNYIPENCVFELSILVLTLLINLCMYTPRNRTHLMEAFAPAEYVADTPPVQGRVSALQALIEYFYKCEELARLVEKNTDAFLESNETGKKKQEEVEETVNNLLQRAGHHMEHTLKGSYAAILVGNLITDSELYEAIVRRQLRGHSFREVVGVLEKYHTFMNLTSSLEAAVVSHMKSTKRIIDNFKKRDYIYEHADEHDDGLPLNLETTAQDHQDELAAGISGDTTTSSSTSSSPTSSTRVPRVYKTYSSHR; encoded by the exons ATGTCGCGCTGGGGCAAGAACATCGTCGTACCGCTGGATTCCCTCTGCAAGGAGAAGGAAAACACCAACCGGCCGACAGTGGCCCGTTCCGTGGGCACCGTGGGCAAATGGGGCAAGATGGGATTCACCTCGACCCGCACCTACACACTCTCCGCCCTCCATCcgatggcagcggcggcggcggccgccgcagcagcagccagtcCCGCCCAAAGCCCGGCCTCTACCTACGACCATGATCCGAACGACATGTCCGTGTCTGTGCCGGAACCGCCCAAGCCTAAGAAGTTCTTCAAGTCACGAAACGCCGCGCCGCCCGAGGTGATTGCCCAGATCATCCAGCAGATGCCGCACTGCGTCGACACGTCGCCGATGCGGGATCAGCATGCCGTGCCCGCCGCCCACGAGACCCTCAAACAGAAGCTGGCCAAAGGCAACTCCGCAGAGCGGAAGCGCAAATCTCCCAAGAAGAAAGCATCAACGCCTGCGACGCCCTCGACGCCAGGTGCGTTCGGTCTGGACAGCGACGGCATGGATACGCCGGCGGATCATCAGGAGGGTGGCGACGAACCCCGGTCGACCAAGAAAAAGCGACCCAAGGAGGAAAAGAAGCTCAAGCCGGAGGCGCCGCCATCGCGAATCCTGGGACGGACCCGCAAGGCGGTCAACTACCGTGAGGTGGACGAGGACGATCGGTATCCCACGCCCACTAAGGATCTAATCATTTCCAAGTCGCGTACCCCAACGGAAACGGTTACATCAGCCTCGGCATTGGCCGCCTCTGTGGCTGCCACCTCCACAGAAGCCATCACCTCGACAGCAGGCAGCAGTCCCGATTCTGGTCTAGCGCTTCCGCCCCCCATAACGGCGCCCAGTACCGCGGCTGCGTCTGCTACGACaacgctgccgctgcctccaTCCGCCTCCGCCACGAACCCCACAAGTGCATCCCGCACGCCGGAGCATCCGCCCATTGTGCTGCGCATTTCCAAG GGCACTTCCCGCTTGGTCAGCACGGACAGCGAGGAGCCGCCCGGCAGTTCGCCAGCGCACCATCagtaccagcagcagcagcagctcctccagcatcatcagcagcaccaCCTTCAGTACcagaaccagagccagagccagcagcAACACCTGGAGGAGTCATTTGGAGCAGAGACTGGAACAGTGGGAGCGGGTGGTGTAGATAGAAGAGACGACGAGAGAGAAAAAGTTCCTGCAAATACGCCAAAAATCATTGTGAAACCCCTTCGACCTCCTGGGGCCGAGGGAACGggtgccgccgccgccagcTTCGAAGAGCAgcgtctgccagaggagacAGAGGAGGACGCCGACGAGgaagaagaggaggaggaggaggaagagccGCCAGAGATCAACTATTGCACTGTAAAGATCTCACCGGACAAACCCCCGAAGGAGCGCCTGAAGCTGATCATCAAGACCGACGTGATCCGGCACGCCATCGCCaaagcagccgcagcagcggcagccaaaGCAGCCGGGGAGGAGACGCGCAGCGAAAAGAAGTCCAAGAGCAAGAAGCACAAGCACCTCAAGCACGCCCAgttggagcagcagctgctcaCCAACTGCAATACCAGCAACACAGCCAGCGGTGGAACAGTACCCAGTGCGACAGTCACatcgacagcgacagcgacagccacaggcacaggcacagcaACGGCCACCGTCACAACGGAGGCTAACTCAGAGTTTAAGACGCCGTCACCCCACCTGGCCCTCAACGAGCCCCCgcaccaacaacagcagcagcagcagacgcagCCGATCCCAATCCAGCCTCATCGCGGCTCGGTGATTTCGCCCACCACACGCTCGGACCACGACTTCGACTCGCAGTCCTCGGTGCTGGGCAGTATCTCCTCTAAGGGAAACAGCacgccgctgatgctggcgcAGGCCGTGCAGGAGGACAGCTGCGTTATTCGGAGCCGGGGATCCAGTGTGATCACCAGCGACCTGGAGTCGAGCCAGCACTCGTCCCTGGTGGCGCCCCCCTCAGACATTGAGTCGCGCCTGGAGTCCATGATGATGACCATCGATGGAGGGTCAGCTGCAGCTGGGACGGCGGTATCTGATGTGGCACCGGGGCCGCTGCAAGAGGATATTCTGGCCGTTCTCCGAGGAGACGTGACCCGGATCAATGGAGCGGGAGAGGAGCCTCCAGCCGTGGAAGAGCCGCCGCCCAAGCGGGCCACGCGCGGAAGGGCTAGAAAGGCCAACAACAATGTGGATGCGGCACCAGCGGCGCCATCAACGGTTACAGAAACGCGGACACGCGGCAGGGCCAAGGCAGCGGATACAATTACATCGCCCGTGGCCGCGGCCGTGCCCGTGCACGTGGccgtgcctgtgcctgtgcccaAGCGGGCCACACGTGGCACTCGCGGCGCCAAGAAAGCGGAACTGGAGACGAACATGGAGGTGGACGAGTCCGGTCCGCTGGCTGGGACCGACCAGGAGGATGCCACGGCAACGGTCACGACCACATCCCTGCCGCGACGAGGCCGCAATGCCGCCGCACGGGCCAACAATAACAATTTGGCCagcatcaacaacaacatcaacaaGATAGCCGCCAGTCTCTCGGCCAAGGCGGAGGCCAGTCGTCTGGCGGAGGGCGGGCCGACACCTGGGGCGCGCAGCTACGGGCGGAAGCGGAAGAACCAGCAGGTGACGCAGGTAGTGCCGCAGGAAGCGCAAGCGGGCGGCGAGGGCGCGGAGGACGCTGCTGCACAGCGGGAAGaagaggatgaggaggagcagccTACGCCCGCCAAAATTCCGCACACCGATCCCGATCCCGAGCCCGATCACGACGCGGATGCCGATGCGGATGCGGACCACGATAACGAACCGGATCCCGATCCGGACCTGGACGAGGCCGACGAGCTGTCGAACAACTCGAACTCGAATTCGAACAACTCCTCGCTTCAGCACGACGGCTCCTCGTCGTCGCCCCCGCCGCGCGACTTTAAGTTCAAGGACAAGTTCAAGCGCACCCTCACCCTCGACACGCAGGTGGCCAATGCTAATGCAGAGGCCGCTGCGGCCgccgcagcagccgcagccgctgcAGCGGAAGCGGAAgctgcaccagcagcagcagcagaagcagaagcagagggCGGGGCCACCTCGGCCGTtcaaccaccaccaccacccgcAGAGACGGAGCAGCGAGGAGCCGTGAAGCTGGTCATTTCCAAGAAGAAGGGCAGCATCTTTAAGAGCCGAGCCCTGGTGCCCTCCGACCAGGCCGAGCAGGCGACTGTGGCCAAGCGGCACCTCTACAAGCACAGCTGGGACGCGGCCCTCGAGGCGAATGGCGGTGGCACCGGTAGCGATGCCAGCAATGCCTCCGCCCCCGGCGGCGTCTCCTCCACGGGCGGTAAGGACCATATGCTGCATATGCACCTGCTCGCCACCAAGTCCGATGGCGACTTCTGCGACAGCCCGTCCTCCAATAACAACACGAGCAGCGGaagctgctcctcctccacccTGCGCGACGACAGTCCGAGCCTGGGCCTGGGAcagggtctgggtctgggcaAGGTCTCGCGGAGCTCGGCCAAGCAGATCAGCATGCCCGCCGCCCATACCATGGTGGAGGGCTTCGACATGGACGCGGCCGAGGTGGAGGAGCTGGGCCTGGAGCGGGTCGTGGGGCTGAGCAGCGTGGGAAATCTAGTCGgtagcagcggcagcggtccCATTCGGGTGGACCGCAAGACCAAGGAGTACTACACGGTGGTGCGGAATGTTAAGACCGCCCACCAGATCCAGGAGATTGGCGAGTACCAGGAGATGGACGACGACGTTGAGTACATACTGGACGCCCTGCAGCCGCATAATCCCCCTGCAACGCGCTGCCTCTCCGCCCTCCAGCTGGCCACCAAGTGCATGATGCCCGCCTTCAGGATGCATGTCCGTGCCCATGGCGTGGTCACCAAGTTCTTCAAG GCCCTGTCCGATGCCAACAGGGATTTGAGCCTGGGCCTGTGCACCTCGGCCATCATGTACATCCTGTCGCAGGAGGGCCTCAACATGGACCTGGACCGGGATTCGCTGGAGCTGATGATCAACCTGCTGGAGGCGGACGGCGTGGGCGTCGGCGGGGCGGCCCCCTCTGACCAGCGGGCCAACTACGAGCGGAACAAGCAGAAGGTGCGCGAGCTGTGCGAGGAAATCAAGGCACAGGGCAAGGGCACCCACCTGAACGTTGAGTCCATCACGGTGGGCACGCTGGCCATGGAGACGCTTCTCTCGCTGACTTCGAAGCGTGCCGGCGAGTGGTTCAAGGAGGACCTGCGCAAGCTGGGCGGTTTGGAGCACATCATCAAGACCATATCGGACTTCTGCCGGCCTGTGATCGCCTGTGACATGGACATGGAGCGGCAGATCACGTGGGTGCCGGTCCTGCTGGACAACATGCAGACGGTGGCTCGCTGCCTGCGCGTCCTCGAGAATGTCACGCAGCACAACGAGGCCAATCAGCGCTACATGCTAACCTTTGCCAAGGGGCGGGCGGTCGACACGCTCTGTCTGCTGTACCGGCTCTGCAGCCGGCAACTGGTGTTGCATCCCTCTACCACAGAGCTGGCAACGGGCAGCAACAGCCGCAAGGAGCATCCGGGCGTCGCCATGCGCGAGCTTCTCATAAACGTGATGAAGGTGCTGATCAGCCTCACGCACACCTTCAACGAGGCACACCCCTCGTTGGGCGCCGATCTGCTGGGCAAGCGTGGGGACGTGATCGAGACGAGCTTCCAGCTCTTGCTGCTCTCAGGCAACTACATTCCGGAAAACTGTGTCTTCGAGCTGAGCATTTTG GTACTCACTCTGCTGATCAATCTGTGCATGTACACGCCGCGCAATCGCACCCATTTGATGGAGGCGTTTGCCCCAGCCGAATATGTGGCGGACACTCCTCCGGTGCAGGGCAGAGTCAGTGCACTCCAGGCCCTGATCGAGTACTTTTACAAGTGCGAGGAGCTTGCAAG ATTGGTGGAGAAGAACACTGATGCCTTCCTGGAGAGCAACGAGACGGGAAAGAAGAAACAGGAGGAAGTCGAGGAGACGGTCAACAATC TGCTTCAGCGCGCTGGCCACCACATGGAGCATACGCTTAAGGGCAGCTATGCGGCTATTCTTGTGGGCAATCTGATAACCGACAGCGAGCTGTACGAGGCAATAGTGCGGCGCCAGTTACGCGGCCACAGCTTCCGGGAGGTTGTCGGTGTGCTGGAGAAGTACCACACCTTCATGAATCTGACGTCCAGC CTGGAGGCTGCTGTCGTGTCTCACATGAAGTCCACGAAGCGCATCATCGACAACTTCAAGAAGCGCGACTACATCTACGAGCATGCGGACGAGCATGACGACGGTCTGCCCCTCAACCTGGAGACAACCGCGCAGGACCACCAGGATGAGCTGGCGGCGGGCATTAGTGGGGACACGACCACTTCCTCCTCCACGTCCTCGTCGCCCACATCGTCGACGCGCGTGCCGCGCGTCTACAAGACATACAGCAGCCATAGATAA
- the LOC108165084 gene encoding insecticyanin-A — MVFLRKAALLLLVPLLLLELVHLCGGTGTPWLKYNSYTDQGRRRSDQRERCPHVRAIRNFDLAKMMGCWHVVQYYASTEELPEYACMRSHFSFSGEDQHITMNFSYIFAEDPLREKMQGNITWMIPEFQYPGHWMHTEDIYEGVYNTYVLDTDYQSWGLVMHCAEKKKHTRYLSALLLSREPTLGENVVNFLREKLPRYHIDLSFMFDINQTACENLMESSSDDPLAYIVNGRKNEKEMFKIITKQ; from the exons ATGGTTTTCCTGCGCAAGGCTGCGCTGCTCCTTCTGGTGCCGCTGCTGCTCTTGGAGTTGGTCCACCTGTGCGGCGGCACTGGCACCCCCTGGCTGAAGTACAACAGTTACACGGACCAGGGCCGCAGGCGGTCGGATCAGCGCGAACGCTGTCCTCAT GTACGGGCCATACGGAACTTCGATCTGGCAAAAATGATGGGCTGCTGGCACGTGGTCCAGTACTACGCATCCACGGAGGAGCTGCCGGAGTACGCCTGCATGCGCAGTCACTTCAGCTTCTCCGGGGAGGATCAGCAT ATTACGATGAACTTCAGTTACATTTTCGCGGAGGATCCGCTGCGGGAGAAGATGCAGGGCAACATTACGTGGATGATACCAGAGTTCCAGTATCCCGGCCACTGGATGCATACCGAGGATATAT ATGAGGGCGTCTACAACACCTATGTGCTGGACACGGACTACCAGAGCTGGGGCCTGGTCATGCACTGTGCCGAGAAAAAGAAGCACACCAGGTACCTGTCCGCCCTGCTGCTGTCGCGGGAGCCGACACTGGGAGAGAATGTGGTCAACTTTCTGCGTGAGAAGCTGCCGCGCTACCACATAGACCTGTCCTTCATGTTCGACATTAATCAGACAGCCTGCGAGAACCTCATGGAGTCTAGCAGCGATGATCCGTTGGCCTACATTGTGAATGGGCGCAAAAATGAGAAGGAAATGTTTAAAATTATCACTAAGCAATAA